GTGCCAACGTCACCATCGTAACTGTATACGCAACTTTGGGAGAAGACGCAATTGCTCATGCCATCGGAGAGACTGAAGCTACAATTCTTGTCACTTCTTCGGAACTTCTTCCAAAGATTGTAACGCTTGGAAAGAAATGTCCAACTCTGAAGACCCTGATTTATTTCGCTCCTGTGGACCAGAAAGCACCAGCACCAGAGCTTGCACCGTTCCGTGATCAGTTCAAACATGTTCTATCACTGAGCGGACTTCTTACTCGCAATCAGGAACAAGTTAAAGAATCTACAGCTGTGAAGTCAGACATTGCCCTCATCATGTACACTTCTGGCACAACTGGTCAGCCAAAAGGAGTTATTCTTCTTCATCAAAACGTTGTGGCTGCTTTGTTGGGACAAGGGGATGGTGTTGGAATCATATGCAATGCAGATACATACATTGGGTATCTTCCACTTGCTCATATTCTCGAATTGGATGCCGAATTGACATGTTTGACTAAAGGAGCCAAGGTAagaatttttattggatttaaAACTCATTTTACCCATTTATTTTAAGGTTGGATATTCTTCACCCTTGACACTTCACGACCGTgcatcaaaaatccaaaagggAACACATGGAGATTGTCATGCCCTCCGCCCAACTCTTATGGCTGCTGTTCCAGCTATTATGGATCGAATTTTCAAGGCCGTCTCCGAAGAAGTTGCTGCATCACCTCGTTTCATGCAAGAATTGTTCAAACTTAATTATGAGAGAAAGAGATCCCGCTATTTGGAGGGTTACTGCAGTCCATTCCTTGATCGCATCGTATTCAAAAAGATTCGCAGACTTTTGGGAGGAAAACTTCGTGGTGTTTTGTCTGGTGGAGCCCCATTGAACGCTGAAACTCAAAGATTCATGAATATTTGTATGTGCTGCCCTGTTGTTCAAGGATACGGACTCACAGAAACTTGTGGAGCTGCTTGTGTTGCTGATATCAACGACTTGAGCACAGGAACCGTTGGTCCCCCAGTCAGATGCTCAGATATTGCTCTTCGTGAGTGGTCCGAAGGTGGATACTCACCATTCAATGATCCACCACAAGGAGAGATTCTTATTTCTGGAGAAAACATCTCACCTGGATATTATAAACAACCAGAAAAGACCGCTGAAGATTTCATCACCTATAAAGGAAAAGTGTACTTTGCCACTGGAGATATTGGACAGAAGCGTGATGATGGTTCTCTTCTCATTATTGACAGAAAGAAGGATTTGGTTAAATTGCAACACGGAGAATATGTTTCTCTCGCTAAAGTTGAATGTGCACTTCTCAATTGCCCAATTGTTGATAACATCTGCGTTTATGGAAGTGGAATGGAAGACAGTGTTGTTGCTCTTGTGGTTCCAAACCAGAAGCACTTGGAGAAGATTGCTGAAGCGGAAGGTGTATCAACTAGTGAAATGAAGACGATGTGTGAAGATAAGAAGGTCATTGCTGCCTACAAGAAACAACTCGAAGAACATGCCAAGAAAAGttagttttgagaaattatgaACGTTCtaatgtttaaaataattaaattgtgGTTCCCTAAAAATGTATATTGTTTCAGGCAAACTTTCCCGCTCTGAAATCCCAGCCGCGATTCATCTTTGCCCCGAGATTTGGACTCCTGACACTGGCCTTCTTACCGAAGCACTCAAGCTGAAGAGAAAGCCTATCCAAATGGCCTACCAGAAGACCCTCGATGATCTGTATAAGCAGCTCAAAAAGAATTGATTCATGTCTTCCtagctttctttttttcttttcccgCCCTTTTCACACTGGTAACTTGCTCTTCCCCACCTATTCGAGATACTCGATATTGGATTCCCATCTCTTTTGTATACTTCCCTCATTTATAGCAGCATAATCTGTTAGCTTTCATACCGGAAGCTTTAGGTTTCATTCCTATTCTGTAAAGATTCGTGTTTCATGCTACTCTTTCCCGTATTCTCCTTCCCTTTCCACCATCAAAGAGCTTTTCTAACTTGTTTTTCACACATCGTACCTATTCGTAACTTATTCTTTCTAGAGCCCCTGATTCCTTTTCCCCAAACATCCAAACGCTTTATATTTTGGTCGCCCCTGAAAATTAGGTagattgttttcaaaaatgaaaatgctgacaacatttttgtttttcaatgaaatccATCGAGATTTCAAGGGTGTTAAgatagattttcaatttttacaaattcattCGATCAATAGTTTGTTTTTGCCAAATGGGTTGTTCCTTTCACACCGACACAGAAATACACACATTTTCCCCCatctttttctatttatcTCGTCCCTTCTCCCCAAAACATCTATTTGATTCCATCCTTGTATTGTCACACACAGatgtgaaataaaaaagattgaTAAATGATCTTCTGTACTGAATCTACACACTAGTCGTTGATCGACCATCTTTCAACGTCATTGGTTCGAAGATGAGCGATTCCTGTGACGCCTAGAACAAGAATAGACAAAACAAAGAAGAAATCTTCATTTGAAGATCAATATATCTTTTTTGGAACATATACAACACTTACTATTCTATCGAGATATTTTGGTGGATTATTGATTGATGATCCAATAAATTTATCAGCTGCAAGAGGGGCTCTAATGAcagtttgttttgaaattgatttttcattttaattggAATAAATCATGCAGGTTAATTTCAAACGGAAGAGTAATTTTATATTACTTGTGAGCTTTAAACTTACTTTTTCAGGCGAGAGTTTTCACGTAGAagtagaaaattgaagaagccTTGATTGACTGGAATTTTTAGTCCTCATCTTTCCTTTAtcttttaaactgaaaatttgataattattgtacacatttttaatgttgggataaaacctttaaaaaataaaggtAATGTTATGATTGGTAAATGGTAAATGTTATGAAAATGCCGTCTTCTTccttagtttttgaaatttccctcTTCATAACATTCCATAATCAGTGACTGCAAATATCAAAACccacaattttagaaaaacagaaaatttattttttgaatttcaataatttccgaaATCAAATCTTTCACGTATGCATAAAAGTGCTTGCCTGTGTGCCTCCAAGGCAGGCATAACTTTTTGTGGCGCATATTGACCAGACAATTCAGATTCTGTGCGGTTTCTGATAGTCACATTTCAAATTAGCACTCTTTCTTGATTGAATATAAGAGTTACAGAATCATTTGCAGCACGGAGAACAAAAGATATGAGCAAATCAACAACTGAACCAGATTCATCTGGCTTTGAACTTCTTTCTAATTGTACTACGGTAAGTAACCCACTGCAAATATCCTTGAAATTAAACTATACAAGCACAAATGATTTCATTTCATCCAGTATATCGAGTTGCTCAAAtctatcaatttttggttgcCTGTTTCGCATTTCCCCCATTgttttatttcatatttttcaaacttatcaAATCGAGTTTTCACGGAAATCTGAAAGTAAGCAAATAGGTTACTTGGAAAAATAAGTTAATTAATGAACTTCAGTGTGTGTTAATTGGTTATTTTGTGACAGTTCTGGCATTtacaatcaattttcaaattgttgggGTGAGTTTTACTTAATTTAACAATTGCCATCAgactaatttgaatttccgaaaCTTTCAGTTCGTTCAAGTTCTGCTTCCATTCATTTCAAGAACACCTTGTGATTTGATAATCAATGGAAGATATTTGAAATACGGTCATCCAACTGGGTCATTTATTATGACTTTGTCTACACTTTTACCGATTTGCATTACAATTGAACGGTTTTTCGCAATGAAAAACGCAGAAACTTATGAAAAAACTCCAGTAAAGCTGGGCCCAATAATCACTTTTCTCttagtaagtttttttttttatttgacttttaccaaaatagaaaaattgggtACTTTACCCtcattgtttttcttcaaaaaacggctattttcagataataatTGATTTAACTACGGTTTCCATGATCCatagaaactcaaattttgatgcTGGATCAAtttcttttgttatttttccatCTTTGGAAGTTGGTTTAACAGTTAGTTTTCTTTTATGAACTATTTCCACAAACATTTGTAATTCAGATGATGaagtttttcataataattgTTATATTCAATGTGATCaactttttattcaatatcAAACTCATTAGAGAtaatgcaaaattgaaaaggtaCGCAATTTGTCGGCGGCAGTTTAGTAGGCAGACATGCGTTTATGGCTACGTGCCTGACTGTTTTGGTGATagcaaattttgtttctagGTTGAATTTgcttttggaatttaatttaGTCACAGAATAAACTGCATTCCTAGtggcaattttttaagttcTATAATACATACTTAAAATACTAGTTGAATAGAAGTTTTCAGCATAAATTCCACATTATCCACAAAATTCCAACTCGAAGAAGTATACTTCTCAACAATGTTTGTGATTACTGTAGTGTTTTATCATGTTGCTTTCTTTTGTTCTTATATTATTctagttttgacatttttagtCGTTGGGCCTCTTTTATTTAATCCAATCGATGTATGGGCTGGAAATGGAATTTTAATGACTGTAAGTTCGAAACCGgtaaaaagttaaaacaaaaaacaacgcttctgaaatttcttagATAATATCTGATAGACTCAACGTTTGAATAAAGccaacgaaaaatcaaaaacaataattaCCGAAGGgaatagtttgaaattacagtatcGGTTTTTCTGCTTGTATCAATCCAcataaaactttcagataatGGCCACTTACAACCTTGTTATTGGAATTGTTGCTGTAAATTTatacaataaaattcaaacaataaaaTCAGAAGAACTTAATGGAAAAGTCCAAATACAAACAACAGGAAATACGGGAGCACAAAACTATGTTAATGTGACTAATCGCATTTGGAACTCGAACTCAATAGCTCcatgaaatatatatattagaatattttttaaattaaaacattttgaacgtTTATCTGATAATGGATTAAGGGTCTCGTGGAATGTGTTGTCTGGAATCAGGAAGTAACGGGTTGCATGTCTACCAACCCACGTCGAACCATAAAGTATACACTATCGAATGAAGTGTAATGAATACAAAAAGTATAATTGGTTCATTGCTATAAGATTGGTACTatcgaattttatttgaaaaagtatatttttcaactagGACATGCTTAGAGTACCGTAAGTGGTAGTTTTTCCAATCCCTATAAAAGTGgtgtcaaaaataaaaattctagttCAAGAATaacatcataaaaattttttttcaaattttaaataatcaatttcgttattaatttttaaataattttttattattaggGATGTGCGGCATTAACCAAAATTATCAGATAAacgttcaaaatgttttaatttaaaaaatattctaatatatatatttcatgGAGCTATTGAGTTCGAGTTCCAAATGCGATTAGTCACATTAACATAGTTTTGTGCTCCCGTATTTCCTGTTGTTTGTATTTGGACTTTTCCATTAAGTTCTTCTGAttttattgtttgaattttattgtatAAATTTACAGCAACAATTCCAATAACAAGGTTGTAAGTGGCCattatctgaaagttttatgTGGATTGATACAAGCAGAAAAACCgatactgtaatttcaaactattcCCTTCGGtaattattgtttttgatttttcgttggCTTTATTCAAACGTTGAGTCTATCAGATATTATctaagaaatttcagaagcgttgttttttgttttaactttttacCGGTTTCGAACTTACAGTCATTAAAATTCCATTTCCAGCCCATACATCGATTGGATTAAATAAAAGAGGCCCAACGactaaaaatgtcaaaactagAATAATATAAGAACAAAAGAAAGCAACATGATAAAACACTACAGTAATCACAAACATTGTTGAGAAGTATACTTCTTCGAGTTGGAATTTTGTGGATAATGTGGAATTTATGCTGAAAACTTCTATTCAACTAGTATTTTAAGTATGTATTATAgaacttaaaaaattgccaCTAGGAATGCAGTTTATTCTGTGACtaaattaaattccaaaagcAAATTCAACctagaaacaaaatttgctATCACCAAAACAGTCAGGCACGTAGCCATAAACGCATGTCTGCCTACTAAACTGCCGCCGACAAATTGCGtaccttttcaattttgcattaTCTCTAATGAGTTTgatattgaataaaaagttGATCACATTGAATATAAcaattattatgaaaaacttCATCATCTGAATTACAAATGTTTGTGGAAATAGTTCATAAAAGAAAACTAACTGTTAAACCAACTTCCAAAGatggaaaaataacaaaagaaaTTGATCCAgcatcaaaatttgagtttctatGGATCATGGAAACCGTAGTTAAATCAattattatctgaaaatagccgttttttgaagaaaaacaatgaGGGTAAAGTacccaatttttctattttggtaaaagtcaaataaaaaaaaaaacttactaaGAGAAAAGTGATTATTGGGCCCAGCTTTACTGGAGTTTTTTCATAAGTTTCTGCGTTTTTCATTGCGAAAAACCGTTCAATTGTAATGCAAATCGGTAAAAGTGTAGACAAAGTCATAATAAATGACCCAGTTGGATGACCGTATTTCAAATATCTTCCATTGATTATCAAATCACAAGGTGTTCTTGAAATGAATGGAAGCAGAACTTGAACGAACTGAAAGtttcggaaattcaaattagtcTGATGGCAATTGTTAAATTAAGTAAAACTCACcccaacaatttgaaaattgattgtaAATGCCAGAACTGTCACAAAATAACCAATTAACACACACTGAAGTTCATTAATTAACTTATTTTTCCAAGTAACCTATTTGCTTACTTTCAGATTTCCGTGAAAACTCGATTtgataagtttgaaaaatatgaaataaaacAATGGGGGAAATGCGAAACAGgcaaccaaaaattgatagaTTTGAGCAACTCGATATACTGGATGAAATGAAATCATTTGTGCTTGTATAGTTTAATTTCAAGGATATTTGCAGTGGGTTACTTACCGTAGTACAATTAGAAAGAAGTTCAAAGCCAGATGAATCTGGTTCAGTTGTTGATTTGCTCATATCTTTTGTTCTCCGTGCTGCAAATGATTCTGTAACTCTTATATTCAATCAAGAAAGAGTGCTAATTTGAAATGTGACTATCAGAAACCGCACAGAATCTGAATTGTCTGGTCAATATGCGCCACAAAAAGTTATGCCTGCCTTGGAGCACACAGGCAAGCACTTTTATGCATACGTGAAAGATTTGATttcggaaattattgaaattcaaaaaataaattttctgtttttctaaaattgtggGTTTTGATATTTGCAGTCACTGATTATGGAATGTTATGAAgagggaaatttcaaaaactaaggAAGAAGACGGCATTTTCATAACATTTACCATTTACCAATCATAACATTacctttattttttaaaggttttatcccaacattaaaaatgtgtacaataattatcaaattttcagtttaaaagaTAAAGGAAAGATGAGGACTAAAAATTCCAGTCAATCAAggcttcttcaattttctactTCTACGTGAAAACTCTCGCCTGAAAAAGTAAGTTTAAAGCTCACAAGTAATATAAAATTACTCTTCCGTTTGAAATTAACCTGCATGATTTATTccaattaaaatgaaaaatcaatttcaaaacaaactgTCATTAGAGCCCCTCTTGCAGCTGATAAATTTATTGGATCATCAATCAATAATCCACCAAAATATCTCGATAGAATAGTAAGTGTTGTATATGTTCCAAAAAAGATAACATGAACAAATATTAcagaaattgcaaatttcgtTGATAAGTATACTTCCTCCAATTGATATCTTGCGGCCAGTGTCGAATTTGTtcttaaaaaaactgaaattaaaaataatatgttGTATATTTCCAGATGATTGCCACGTATAACTTTATTATTGGAGTAGTTGCTGTCTATTTGTACAAACGAATTCGAACTAAAAAATCTGttgaaattattggaaaaattgaaatgcaaGCGACTGGGAATGCGGGAGCCCAAAACTACGATAATGTCATTTTCAGTATTTGGAATTCAGCTTCTAGTTTAACATCAAGGCCTACTCCAATTGTTTAATTAATTCAATTATTAACAAATAAACAATAACTTCTTTACATTCTTCCGAATACGACAATACGGCTGAATACGGCACCGGTCTCACTAgaagcaaaatatttttgaaaaataggctCTGcaatcacgtggtgtcagaatgtcctatttcgttgtgatctacaaaaatgcgggaatttatGCGCAggcttctcaactgatttcgcatagttaagaacgtgctgacatcacattttttggggaaaaaattctcgcattttttgtagatcaaaccgttgtggtacaacctgacaccacgtgtgcaAAACGGTATGCACCTTTAAGAAGTACAGTAATCATCGTTAATTGTGTACTTATGTAGGCTTTCAGATAATATTGTCGTTTTTTTATGTGTTTCAGTGTTTCacgaaaaacaatttataaaGATATCGTCAGTAGGAGAATTACTAAATAAAAAACCACCATGGAGCACCAACGGGAtagattttttcacattttcgttttaagaaattgaatttcgaaCAATAAAAAGTTAATCTATCAATTCTAGTCATTCATTTCAACTTTCGGagaataaaactaaaatttctgaGATTTATTATGATTGTATTTGTACGAATATATAAGAAGGTTGGAGCTTCAAGTTTCATGTTGATACGATTTCATAAATGAATGAATCTTCTACAAATATTCCACTGGCATGTATTACGGTTGTCTATTATTAATGGAATTtatgataaatatttgaattttcaggcgtATGAGCTGTCGTTTCATCCagtttatagaaattttcaaatatatcaGTTGATTATGCTTTTTTCTTCCTTATTTCCGTTAACTTACTTTATTTTATTCCAGCTTCTGAAATCCAGTTTTCATGGAAATCTCAAGGTATTTGAATTTAtcttcaattatttaaaattttcattttctgagtCTTCTTGTTGGttattttggagcaattctcGTGTTCAGTGTGGTATTCCTTGTTGAAGCTGTAGGTTCCTATCAATTGACTTTAATTCCTTCTATCGTTTATAGTTTATCCAAGTGTTACTTCCATTCATATCAGAGCAAAAGTGCGACTTATTAATCCAACCTAAATACTACAAGCTTGGCAACCTTTTGGGATGTCTTCTTATGACAATTCCtacatttttcccaatttcaataacttttgaaCGACTAATTGCTACAAAAATGGCTGATGATTACGAAAAAACTCGTGTATTTTTGGGACCTATTCTTGCCATCTTTTTGGTACTACTAGatttatttctcattttactCATCTACAAGGAAGCAATTGTCACAGGAGGTTCAATATCGTTTGTATTCATTCCGGCATCAATAGCttcaaaagttgcaaaaattgaaaaattgtgaaaaaaattttttttcagatgtacatgttttttattatgatgCTGATTTTAAattcgttcaattttttcttcagcTTCTTGTTGCTTCGAAGAAACGcacaattgaaaaagttgaaattttttttttttcataacatttagaattttttttttttcataacattTAGAAGTCCAATTCAACACTAGCTGCAAAATTCCAATTGGAAGAAGTTTATTCTTCGactaaattttccatttcggTTATATTCGTGCatgtaacattttttgggaGTTACACGACTATCACTATTTTGTTAAGATATTTcggaagttattttttcagtgatccAATAGATTTAGGGGCAGTCCGCGGAGCTTTCATGACGGTATTTCATTTAATTACAGCTTATAGAAGTTCAACTTGTTCCAGATGATTTCATCGTACAATTTTGCAGTTGGAGTAGCATCAGTATACTTTAACTACATATATCGAATAAAGAAAATTATCGAGATCAAAGGAAATATCAGAATAGTGGCAACTGGCCAGGCAGGTGCTATTAACTACGACAAGGCTATCTTCAATATTTGGAATTCTACTTCTTCAACAAATAATACCAGTTATTGATAAATTCTCGAAGCAAGCATTTTAAACGTAGCTGAGCCTTCGATCTGAACAAACTCCCAGCCAGAGCATACTTAACTATATTATCGACTAAACGTTTTTCGGTCTACGCCATTTTCAGTGTGTAACGCAAATAAATTCTTTTGAACAATGTATTCTTTCGAATAACAAGTAACAACTTAGAGACGACGTCCACGGCGACCTCCCTTTCTTCTGGTGCAGTCGGATGGGATTGGGGTAACGTCTTCGATTCTTCCAATCTTCATTCCAGCGCGAGCGAGGGCACGAAGAGCAGACTGAGCTCCTGGTCCTGGGGTCTTGGTTCTGGTTCCTCCAGTAGCACGAAGCTTGATGTGAAGAGCGTTGATTCCGAGCTGAAAACATTAACTTATTGCAGTAgcattgataaaaatttaactCACTTGTTTGCAACGATCAGCGACGTCTTGAGCGGCGAGCATAGCAGCGTATGGCGATGACTCGTCACGATCGGCCTTGACCTTCATTCCTCCGGTAACTCGAACGATGGTTTCACGtcctaaaattatttgataatttttgtttcaaaattataattttaccTGAGATATCGGTGATGTGGACGAAAGTGTCGTTGAACGAAGCAAAGATGTGAGCGACTCCGAAGATGAGCTCTCCTTCTTTGGCCTGTGGTCCAAGGGACACGACAGCCTGTTCCTCCTTAGCCTTTCCCTTACGAGCGGGAG
The nucleotide sequence above comes from Caenorhabditis elegans chromosome III. Encoded proteins:
- the acs-4 gene encoding long-chain-fatty-acid--CoA ligase (Confirmed by transcript evidence), which codes for MKRKVSVYDSSKDKTLGQVVKGESPIWIRVAMAILRVWFFIYDCLNYLPYQLFNSPTEKLRKSERVKANWVDDRDGPIRNIQGHASETFPGKDTVDKVWRKCVELYDESPCLGTRQLIEVHEDKQPGGRVFEKWHLGEYVWQSYKEVETQVARLAAGIKDLAHEEQNPKVVIFAETRADWLITALACFRANVTIVTVYATLGEDAIAHAIGETEATILVTSSELLPKIVTLGKKCPTLKTLIYFAPVDQKAPAPELAPFRDQFKHVLSLSGLLTRNQEQVKESTAVKSDIALIMYTSGTTGQPKGVILLHQNVVAALLGQGDGVGIICNADTYIGYLPLAHILELDAELTCLTKGAKVGYSSPLTLHDRASKIQKGTHGDCHALRPTLMAAVPAIMDRIFKAVSEEVAASPRFMQELFKLNYERKRSRYLEGYCSPFLDRIVFKKIRRLLGGKLRGVLSGGAPLNAETQRFMNICMCCPVVQGYGLTETCGAACVADINDLSTGTVGPPVRCSDIALREWSEGGYSPFNDPPQGEILISGENISPGYYKQPEKTAEDFITYKGKVYFATGDIGQKRDDGSLLIIDRKKDLVKLQHGEYVSLAKVECALLNCPIVDNICVYGSGMEDSVVALVVPNQKHLEKIAEAEGVSTSEMKTMCEDKKVIAAYKKQLEEHAKKSKLSRSEIPAAIHLCPEIWTPDTGLLTEALKLKRKPIQMAYQKTLDDLYKQLKKN
- the rps-14 gene encoding Small ribosomal subunit protein uS11 (Partially confirmed by transcript evidence), whose translation is MAPARKGKAKEEQAVVSLGPQAKEGELIFGVAHIFASFNDTFVHITDISGRETIVRVTGGMKVKADRDESSPYAAMLAAQDVADRCKQLGINALHIKLRATGGTRTKTPGPGAQSALRALARAGMKIGRIEDVTPIPSDCTRRKGGRRGRRL